From the genome of Cydia strobilella chromosome 21, ilCydStro3.1, whole genome shotgun sequence, one region includes:
- the LOC134751214 gene encoding lipase 3-like yields MGPYGLNLLVCFTLFGTLTDGQLKLPPYPPDVYYTPTFPQLVANNGYKAETHQVTTEDGYILTLFRIPRGKKCRGPIRQPPVLMLHGFLGSADGYIDGDPNTDLGYLIPDECYDTWFGNYRGTFYSRAHVKLNPDIDRKFWQFSTDEMGIYDVPAFIDYVLYKTGSKQLNYMGFSQGGGTFFIMCSVRPGYCNKVKLYIGLAPATRHLNTRSLPFRLSTQAINGILEPLEDAGIYEILTKGYPIQRILNFICQNEILAGIICGPLVAILDNPNPGSIPANNLRIVYEHTPAGISTKLAARYGQAMTETEFLMFDYGPTANTQLYGSAIPPAYNFSAVTCPVVVIQGRNDGIVDMRDSLWAAKQMPNLLEYYNVSDPLWTHFDNIRSQYIPKYTFPTIRKYLREYSSDGGNDLDDESWFKPIGDSYWLK; encoded by the coding sequence ATGGGCCCGTATGGCTTGAACCTCCTGGTCTGCTTCACCTTATTCGGTACCTTGACCGATGGACAATTAAAACTTCCACCTTACCCCCCAGATGTCTACTACACACCAACCTTTCCGCAACTAGTAGCCAACAATGGATATAAGGCGGAAACACACCAGGTTACAACTGAGGATGGATACATTCTAACGCTATTCAGAATTCCACGGGGAAAGAAATGTCGTGGTCCCATAAGACAACCTCCGGTGCTGATGTTACACGGATTTTTAGGCAGCGCTGACGGTTATATAGATGGTGACCCAAACACAGATCTTGGATACCTGATTCCTGACGAATGCTACGATACGTGGTTCGGTAATTATCGAGGAACATTTTACTCCAGAGCTCATGTAAAATTGAACCCTGATATAGATAGAAAATTCTGGCAGTTTTCCACTGATGAAATGGGAATATATGACGTGCCAGCGTTTATAGATTATGTCTTATATAAAACAGGGTCAAAACAGCTAAATTACATGGGATTTTCTCAAGGAGGTGGGACGTTTTTCATCATGTGCTCTGTAAGACCTGGCTATTGCAATAAAGTAAAGCTCTATATAGGATTAGCGCCTGCTACTAGACACTTAAACACAAGATCTCTACCATTCAGACTGTCAACGCAAGCTATCAATGGAATTTTAGAACCACTAGAAGACGCCGGCATTTACGAGATTTTAACTAAAGGTTACCCTATCCAGAGAATCCTAAATTTTATTTGTCAGAACGAGATACTGGCTGGTATAATTTGTGGACCTTTAGTCGCCATTCTGGATAATCCCAATCCAGGCTCAATACCTGCTAATAATTTAAGAATAGTATACGAGCATACGCCAGCAGGTATTTCAACTAAATTAGCAGCTAGATATGGACAAGCAATGACTGAGACGGAATTTTTGATGTTCGATTATGGGCCTACAGCAAATACACAACTTTATGGGAGCGCTATCCCGCCAGCGTACAATTTTTCAGCAGTAACATGTCCTGTCGTTGTGATTCAGGGTCGTAATGATGGGATTGTAGACATGAGGGATTCTCTATGGGCCGCAAAACAGATGCCTAATCTTCTCGAGTATTATAACGTTTCTGATCCGCTTTGGACACACTTTGATAATATCAGAAGCCagtatatacctaaatatacgTTTCCGACTATAAGGAAGTATTTAAGAGAGTATAGTTCAGATGGTGGTAATGATTTAGATGATGAGTCTTGGTTTAAACCCATTGGGGACTCCTACTGGCTAAAATAG